From one Solea solea chromosome 15, fSolSol10.1, whole genome shotgun sequence genomic stretch:
- the elovl5 gene encoding elongation of very long chain fatty acids protein 5 — MEAFNHKLNTHIDSWLGPRDQRVRGWLLLDDYPPTFALTVMYLLIVWMGPKYMQHRQPYSCRGLLVLYNLGLTLLSFYMFYELVSAVWHGGYNFYCQDIHSAPEVDKKVIKVLWWYYFSKVIEFMDTFFFILRKNNHQITFLHIYHHASMLNIWWFVMNWIPCGHSYFGASINSFVHVVMYSYYGLSAIPAVRPYLWWKRYITQLQLIQFFLTVSHTMSAVIWPCGFPMRWLYFQISYMVTLIILFANFYIQTYKKRSGSRQKGSPAHGHTNGTPSMEHSAHKKLRVD; from the exons ATCAGCGGGTGAGGGGATGGCTGCTGTTGGACGACTACCCACCAACCTTTGCACTCACAGTCATGTACCTTCTGATTGTGTGGATGGGGCCCAAGTACATGCAGCACAGGCAGCCGTACTCCTGCAGAGGCCTTCTGGTGCTCTACAATCTGGGCCTCACGCTCTTGTCTTTCTACATGTTCTATGAG CTTGTTAGTGCTGTGTGGCACGGCGGCTACAACTTCTACTGTCAGGACATTCACAGTGCGCCTGAAGTGGATAAGAAG gtgataaAGGTCCTGTGGTGGTACTACTTCTCCAAAGTCATCGAGTTCATGGACACGTTTTTCTTCATTCTACGGAAGAACAATCATCAGATTACTTTTCTTCACATTTACCACCACGCGAGCATGCTGAACATCTGGTGGTTCGTCATGAACTGGATACCCTGCGGCCACT cgtACTTTGGTGCCTCCATAAACAGCTTTGTACACGTGGTGATGTATTCTTACTACGGCCTCTCTGCCATCCCAGCCGTGCGGCCGTACCTCTGGTGGAAGAGATACATCACACAGTTACAGCTG ATCCAGTTCTTTTTAACCGTCTCCCACACAATGTCCGCAGTCATATGGCCGTGTGGCTTCCCCATGCGATGGCTGTACTTCCAAATAAGTTATATGGTTACCCTCATCATCCTTTTTGCAAACTTCTACATTCAG ACGTACAAGAAGCGCAGTGGTTCTCGACAGAAGGGCTCTCCTGCACATGGACATACAAATGGAACACCATCCATGGAGCACAGTGCACACAAGAAACTAAGGGTGGATTGA